A single genomic interval of Adhaeribacter pallidiroseus harbors:
- a CDS encoding FUSC family protein, with protein sequence MVSENIQSKVIAFLRKEYFDPDILRALLVTAGLVVPLIVSHFLGVPAYGSFAAITAQLLLAAKIQTTYSKKAFILVISLIFISVAPLIGTLVSGYIWWAVITMSIIAGISSLAKEIGAHGQTLGLCAVILFLLSLNGPHQLDTGLYRMAATWFGGLWASFIILFFWPFRPNLPYYTNLALPWELSGNLAEWLTASPLATDLEEKIKKKEVILRNAINNVLPYLRKKDRNFFYIRRDLLKVVRASSRFGATLLAMYPNLENVRRQTTSGFWLTDLQLCFSSASLAAKAVANVLVIGRDKDLKHLENKIFQVQQATNQFQQHLDTTKIDLPVILDLHRIFILFQSAIHYLQDAHFLLSRIAEKKKQSIEHHVIPQHQPLSKLLAIRSFFNFKTVPFKHTLRLMLLTAVSIALFYSFDIPRGYWIALTVMVVLQPDYGTTQQKALQRVTGTTIGAVLSTLLLIQPLPPGIYILLISLFCFLFIYLQQRNYTLAVVFVTIMLVAMFEISGAIDWHYAAYRLFATSLGGILAILGAFLLWPDWERSQVRSIIAKGLLANRDLLLQLQHEFVAQTGFHARIIADRRKAEVSNLSIADSIVRLQLEPGTKKQKLQIVQSISFENGRLTRELTSLAALLPGIGSEETFPKAIPILEIYANQLTILAEHIKSERPVVSDLSNDLLFPEIKTIMQPQLHGSAIPINQLHIDTEALKEELIHEQINKIAATIYQLNKSIQDLNSLKNT encoded by the coding sequence TAAAGTAATTGCTTTTCTCCGTAAGGAGTATTTCGATCCGGATATTTTAAGGGCTTTATTGGTTACTGCTGGTTTAGTTGTTCCTCTGATAGTTTCACATTTCTTAGGTGTGCCTGCCTACGGCAGTTTTGCTGCTATAACAGCTCAATTGTTATTGGCAGCTAAAATTCAAACCACTTATTCCAAGAAAGCTTTTATTCTGGTTATTAGCCTCATTTTTATTAGTGTAGCTCCTTTAATAGGTACTCTGGTTAGTGGTTATATCTGGTGGGCAGTTATTACAATGTCCATTATTGCCGGAATATCGTCACTTGCAAAAGAAATAGGTGCCCATGGTCAAACACTAGGATTATGTGCCGTTATTTTATTCCTCTTATCTTTAAATGGACCACATCAATTAGATACCGGATTATACCGCATGGCAGCTACTTGGTTTGGTGGTTTGTGGGCTTCTTTTATAATTCTGTTCTTCTGGCCTTTTCGTCCTAATTTGCCTTACTATACCAACTTAGCTCTGCCTTGGGAGTTAAGCGGTAATCTAGCTGAATGGCTTACTGCTTCCCCTCTCGCCACAGATTTAGAAGAAAAAATTAAGAAGAAAGAAGTTATTTTAAGAAATGCTATTAATAATGTATTACCCTATCTCCGGAAAAAAGACCGTAATTTTTTTTACATCCGGCGCGACTTACTTAAAGTAGTACGGGCTTCATCCCGATTTGGAGCTACCCTTTTGGCTATGTATCCTAATCTTGAAAATGTGCGACGACAAACTACATCGGGGTTCTGGTTAACAGATTTGCAATTATGCTTTTCGAGTGCCTCCCTTGCAGCTAAAGCGGTTGCTAATGTTTTAGTTATTGGTCGCGATAAAGACCTAAAACATTTAGAAAATAAAATTTTCCAAGTTCAGCAAGCAACAAATCAATTTCAACAACACCTTGATACTACTAAAATTGATTTACCTGTTATCTTAGACTTACACCGAATCTTTATTTTATTTCAATCTGCTATCCATTATTTACAAGATGCTCACTTCCTGCTTAGCAGGATAGCCGAGAAGAAAAAGCAATCAATAGAGCACCATGTTATACCCCAGCACCAACCTTTAAGTAAGTTATTGGCAATCCGCAGTTTTTTTAATTTTAAGACAGTTCCGTTTAAACATACTTTACGGCTTATGCTGCTCACGGCAGTTTCCATTGCATTGTTTTATAGCTTTGATATTCCCCGTGGGTATTGGATAGCCCTTACTGTAATGGTGGTATTGCAACCAGATTATGGAACGACCCAACAAAAGGCATTACAACGGGTTACGGGTACTACTATTGGTGCAGTTCTTAGTACTTTATTATTAATCCAACCACTGCCTCCAGGCATTTACATCTTACTTATTTCTTTATTCTGCTTTTTGTTTATTTATTTACAACAACGTAATTACACCTTAGCAGTTGTTTTCGTTACCATCATGCTGGTGGCTATGTTCGAAATATCTGGTGCTATTGATTGGCATTACGCTGCTTATCGGTTATTTGCCACTAGTCTAGGAGGAATTCTGGCTATTTTGGGTGCCTTCCTTTTATGGCCTGATTGGGAGCGGTCGCAGGTACGTAGCATAATAGCGAAAGGACTTTTGGCGAATCGCGATTTACTGTTGCAATTGCAACATGAATTTGTAGCTCAAACGGGATTTCATGCCCGCATCATTGCCGACCGCAGAAAAGCAGAAGTTTCTAACTTATCTATTGCTGATTCGATTGTTCGCTTGCAACTTGAACCTGGTACCAAAAAGCAGAAGCTTCAAATAGTCCAGAGCATTAGTTTTGAAAATGGCCGTTTAACCCGAGAATTGACTTCTTTAGCGGCCCTTTTACCTGGCATTGGCAGCGAGGAAACTTTTCCAAAAGCAATCCCAATTTTAGAGATATATGCAAATCAACTAACAATTTTAGCCGAGCATATAAAATCGGAACGGCCTGTTGTTAGTGACCTATCAAACGACTTACTCTTTCCTGAAATTAAAACTATTATGCAACCACAATTACATGGCTCGGCTATTCCTATCAATCAATTGCATATAGATACAGAAGCTCTCAAAGAAGAGCTTATTCATGAACAAATAAACAAGATTGCAGCAACTATTTACCAATTGAATAAATCTATTCAGGATTTAAATTCTTTAAAAAACACATAA